A region of Salvelinus alpinus chromosome 6, SLU_Salpinus.1, whole genome shotgun sequence DNA encodes the following proteins:
- the LOC139578908 gene encoding CD209 antigen-like protein C isoform X2, producing the protein MDDYVNKEVVEIDKVVEENENGAMRRVTTETHHSGPDGSGRRLYRMVAVSFGMLCVLQVALNISLRLVFEYSLTEERDQLPTRYNNLTKERDQLQRENDDFMEKFSNLGWNKFESCWYFVSTERETWSESREDCLEREADLVIINSREEQTYLFSLKKGVWIGLTDSETEGSWKWVDGTPLNTSYWGSNEPSKVGDHSNNQEKDCVELRDGKDQPEKIWNDSKCDKKLNWICEKCNK; encoded by the exons ATGGATGACTACGTCAACAAAGAGGTTGTTGAAATTGACAAGGTTGTTGAAGAAAACGAGAACGGAGCAATGAGGAGAGTGACGACTGAGACACATCACTCAG GACCTGACGGCTCAGGGAGAAGACTCTACAGGATGGTTGCTGTAAGCTTTGGGATGCTGTGTGTTCTACAAGTCGCTCTCAACATCTCCCTGCGACTAGTCTTTGAGT ACAGTctgactgaagagagagaccagctaccgaccagatacaacaacctgactaaagagagagaccagctacagaggGAGAATGATGATTTTATGGAAAAGTTCTCTAATCTGG GCTGGAACAAGTTTGAATCCTGTTGGTACTTTGTCTCTACTGAGAGAGAAACCTGgagtgagagcagagaggactgtctggagagagaagcagacctggtgatcataaatagcagagaggaacag ACATATCTCTTTAGCCTCAAAAAGGGAGTCTGGATCGGTCTGACTGACAGTGAGACTGAGGGGTCCTGGAAATGGGTAGACGGCACACCACTGAACACAAG TTACTGGGGGAGCAACGAGCCTAGTAAAGTTGGTGATCATTCAAACAATCAGGAGAAGGACTGTGTTGAACTAAGAGATGGAAAAGATCAGCCTGAAAAGATATGGAATGATTCAAAGTGTGATAAAAAACTGAACTGGATTTGTGAGAAGTGTAATAAATAA
- the LOC139578908 gene encoding CD209 antigen-like protein E isoform X1 has product MDDYVNKEVVEIDKVVEENENGAMRRVTTETHHSGPDGSGRRLYRMVAVSFGMLCVLQVALNISLRLVFESDSLTEERDQLPTRYNNLTKERDQLQRENDDFMEKFSNLGWNKFESCWYFVSTERETWSESREDCLEREADLVIINSREEQTYLFSLKKGVWIGLTDSETEGSWKWVDGTPLNTSYWGSNEPSKVGDHSNNQEKDCVELRDGKDQPEKIWNDSKCDKKLNWICEKCNK; this is encoded by the exons ATGGATGACTACGTCAACAAAGAGGTTGTTGAAATTGACAAGGTTGTTGAAGAAAACGAGAACGGAGCAATGAGGAGAGTGACGACTGAGACACATCACTCAG GACCTGACGGCTCAGGGAGAAGACTCTACAGGATGGTTGCTGTAAGCTTTGGGATGCTGTGTGTTCTACAAGTCGCTCTCAACATCTCCCTGCGACTAGTCTTTGAGT CAGACAGTctgactgaagagagagaccagctaccgaccagatacaacaacctgactaaagagagagaccagctacagaggGAGAATGATGATTTTATGGAAAAGTTCTCTAATCTGG GCTGGAACAAGTTTGAATCCTGTTGGTACTTTGTCTCTACTGAGAGAGAAACCTGgagtgagagcagagaggactgtctggagagagaagcagacctggtgatcataaatagcagagaggaacag ACATATCTCTTTAGCCTCAAAAAGGGAGTCTGGATCGGTCTGACTGACAGTGAGACTGAGGGGTCCTGGAAATGGGTAGACGGCACACCACTGAACACAAG TTACTGGGGGAGCAACGAGCCTAGTAAAGTTGGTGATCATTCAAACAATCAGGAGAAGGACTGTGTTGAACTAAGAGATGGAAAAGATCAGCCTGAAAAGATATGGAATGATTCAAAGTGTGATAAAAAACTGAACTGGATTTGTGAGAAGTGTAATAAATAA